A window of the Narcine bancroftii isolate sNarBan1 chromosome 4, sNarBan1.hap1, whole genome shotgun sequence genome harbors these coding sequences:
- the mrpl4 gene encoding large ribosomal subunit protein uL4m isoform X3, translated as METSPSAQLIHADQEPTPIDSGLPVLRKCEIAVPSHLKPSQAWLESLRGQDDENLGIIELHPDVFAVPPRIDILHEVAIWQRNFKRISHAKVKSRAEVRGGGRKPWKQKGSGRARHGSIRSPIWRGGGISHGPRGPTSYYYMLPMKVRVMGLKVALTMKFAQDYLHIIDSLEMPSPDPQYLHDLALHRHWGDSVLIVDVNEDMPENILEATKNSKTITVMPVLGLNVHSMLKHETLVLTLDTINFLEKKLLWHDTRFSPLYPFKLPYNDFP; from the exons atggaaacaagcccctcggcccaactcatccacgCTGACCAAG AACCAACCCCAATTGATTCTGGGCTGCCTGTTTTACGAAAGTGTGAGATTGCTGTTCCATCGCATCTAAAGCCCAGTCAGGCTTGGCTGGAGTCTCTGCGGGGACAAGATGATGAGAACTTGGGCATCATTGAATTACATCCTGATGTCTTTGCGGTACCCCCAAG AATTGATATTCTACATGAAGTTGCAATTTGGCAGAGAAACTTTAAAAGAATA AGTCATGCTAAAGTGAAGTCTCGAGCTGAAGTAAGAGGAGGAGGTAGGAAACCGTGGAAACAGAAAGGAAGTGGAAGGGCACGTCATGGAAGTATCCGTTCACCAATATGGAGAGGAG GTGGTATTTCCCATGGTCCTCGTGGACCAACTAGCTATTACTATATGTTGCCCATGAAAGTTCGTGTAATGGGTCTTAAAGTAGCTCTCACCATGAAGTTTGCTCAG GATTATCTTCATATTATTGATTCCCTGGAAATGCCCAGTCCAGATCCTCAGTATCTTCATGACCTGGCATTGCATCGGCACTGGGGAGATTCTGTTCTTATTGTTGATGT TAATGAAGACATGCCAGAAAATATTTTGGAGGCAACAAAAAATTCCAAAACTATAACAGTGATGCCTGTCTTGG GGCTGAACGTTCACAGTATGCTGAAACACGAGACATTGGTTCTAACATTGGATACAATCAATTTTCTAGAGAAGAAGCTTTTGTGGCATGATACCAGATTCTCCCCCCTCTATCCATTCAAACTACCTTACAATGACTTCCCTTAA
- the mrpl4 gene encoding large ribosomal subunit protein uL4m isoform X2, with product MSGGNVDRWVEAHLPLEVSQGVRAKEPTPIDSGLPVLRKCEIAVPSHLKPSQAWLESLRGQDDENLGIIELHPDVFAVPPRIDILHEVAIWQRNFKRISHAKVKSRAEVRGGGRKPWKQKGSGRARHGSIRSPIWRGGGISHGPRGPTSYYYMLPMKVRVMGLKVALTMKFAQDYLHIIDSLEMPSPDPQYLHDLALHRHWGDSVLIVDVNEDMPENILEATKNSKTITVMPVLGLNVHSMLKHETLVLTLDTINFLEKKLLWHDTRFSPLYPFKLPYNDFP from the exons AACCAACCCCAATTGATTCTGGGCTGCCTGTTTTACGAAAGTGTGAGATTGCTGTTCCATCGCATCTAAAGCCCAGTCAGGCTTGGCTGGAGTCTCTGCGGGGACAAGATGATGAGAACTTGGGCATCATTGAATTACATCCTGATGTCTTTGCGGTACCCCCAAG AATTGATATTCTACATGAAGTTGCAATTTGGCAGAGAAACTTTAAAAGAATA AGTCATGCTAAAGTGAAGTCTCGAGCTGAAGTAAGAGGAGGAGGTAGGAAACCGTGGAAACAGAAAGGAAGTGGAAGGGCACGTCATGGAAGTATCCGTTCACCAATATGGAGAGGAG GTGGTATTTCCCATGGTCCTCGTGGACCAACTAGCTATTACTATATGTTGCCCATGAAAGTTCGTGTAATGGGTCTTAAAGTAGCTCTCACCATGAAGTTTGCTCAG GATTATCTTCATATTATTGATTCCCTGGAAATGCCCAGTCCAGATCCTCAGTATCTTCATGACCTGGCATTGCATCGGCACTGGGGAGATTCTGTTCTTATTGTTGATGT TAATGAAGACATGCCAGAAAATATTTTGGAGGCAACAAAAAATTCCAAAACTATAACAGTGATGCCTGTCTTGG GGCTGAACGTTCACAGTATGCTGAAACACGAGACATTGGTTCTAACATTGGATACAATCAATTTTCTAGAGAAGAAGCTTTTGTGGCATGATACCAGATTCTCCCCCCTCTATCCATTCAAACTACCTTACAATGACTTCCCTTAA
- the hyls1 gene encoding centriolar and ciliogenesis-associated protein HYLS1 has product MRGRRRRRTGRGGQLFQPTVGVLNGGCVAAGWPALEAGRGGPGPERAAAGRQRKSPHETVRTLASSSAMAGLDFTDQDIQEQLSLLGYHNVPHHQLQEFRKDLEELIKHEYGKTQVSSKASSESCVSQMRKSSIQHPILATQATTKQDSDKENQFSYKKETFHGYSTEFHQSDAYTRYMVAPNVCGSTLAPCKFILQKSLDQESNGSQMQSENSRTSTPDMLSESNRKPIIKRKVLRKKNGQLHVYDESTITETDSDAGSELGEKISRFQVFNKQESHTENEEFRSVPGRRPNSAQLYLWSQKLLDEGYGCHPNAPKSFIRPIMDHPHTRNLKKTDPVAKYFEYKRNWEIFKTPGEKDRKELRWEIREQMLYRSQLPPKPQHLYVPNDYVVPTEKKRSALRWQIRHELAGGTIPQKFFCL; this is encoded by the exons ATGCGCGGCCGGAGGCGCAGGCGCACTGGGCGGGGTGGCCAGCTGTTTCAACCAACGGTCGGCGTTTTGAACGGCGGGTGCGTTGCCGCGGGTTGGCCCGCGCTGGAGGCCGGGAGGGGCGGGCCTGGACCGGAAAGAGCGGCGGCCGGTCGGCAGAGAAAGTCCCCACACGA AACAGTCAGAACTTTAGCTTCTTCTTCAGCAATGGCAGGACTCGACTTCACTGACCAAGATATTCAAGAGCAGCTGAGTTTGCTGGGCTACCATAATGTTCCACATCATCAACTTCAGGAGTTCAGAAAAG atctgGAAGAACTGATCAAGCATGAGTATGGAAAAACTCAAGTCTCCAGTAAAGCCAGTTCAGAATCATGTG TTTCACAGATGAGAAAGAGTTCCATACAACATCCCATCTTGGCTACCCAAGCTACAACTAAACAAGACTCTGACAAAGAGAATCAG TTTTCATACAAGAAGGAGACTTTCCATGGTTACTCCACAGAATTTCATCAGAGTGATGCGTATACCAGATACATGGTAGCCCCAAATGTGTGCGGAAGTACTTTGGCACCATGCAAGTTCATTCTTCAAAAAAGCCTCGATCAAGAGAGTAACGGCAGTCAGATGCAATCTGAGAACAGCAGGACAAGCACCCCTGATATGCTTTCTGAAAGCAATAGAAAACCAATTATTAAGAGAAAAGTATTAAG GAAGAAAAATGGACAGCTGCACGTTTATGATGAATCGACCATCACGGAAACGGATTCTG ATGCAGGCAGTGAATTGGGAGAGAAGATCAGCAGATTTCAGGTCTTCAATAAACAGGAGTCTCACACAGAAAATGAAGAATTCAGAAGTGTACCTGGAAGGCGACCAAATTCTGCCCAGCTTTATCTG TGGAGCCAAAAACTTTTAGATGAAGGTTATGGGTGTCATCCAAATGCGCCAAAGTCAT TTATTAGACCAATAATGGATCATCCTCACACAAGAAACTTAAAGAAAACTGATCCTGTGGCAAA gtattTTGAATACAAGCGAAATTGGGAAATTTTCAAAACACCTGGAGAAAAAGACAGGAAAGAATTGCGGTGGGAGATAAGG GAACAAATGCTTTACAGAAGTCAACTACCTCCA AAACCTCAACACCTTTACGTTCCAAATGATTACGTTGTACCAACAGAGAAGAAAAGGTCTGCATTACGATGGCAAATTAGACATGAATTAGCAGGTGGAACAATTCCACAGAAGTTTTTCTGCTTGTAA